The following coding sequences lie in one Polynucleobacter necessarius genomic window:
- a CDS encoding cytochrome b, translating to MGSSFLFSMALRLMIRVTYGVPQPTNPKSLFVSFAKAMHWLLYALLLISPIFGLLYFQYGGKEIHFFGLVWPQFVTPNPEMKKLVEGIHEFLGNSLYFLIGIHALAGLWQHYVIKDDTLRRMLNKVNA from the coding sequence TTGGGCAGCTCATTTTTATTCTCTATGGCTTTGCGCCTGATGATCCGTGTAACTTACGGCGTTCCTCAGCCTACGAACCCTAAATCGTTGTTTGTTTCATTCGCCAAAGCAATGCATTGGCTACTCTATGCCCTACTCCTGATATCCCCCATATTTGGTCTTCTGTATTTTCAATATGGCGGCAAAGAAATCCATTTCTTCGGCTTGGTGTGGCCTCAATTTGTCACCCCCAATCCAGAGATGAAAAAATTGGTGGAAGGAATACACGAGTTCTTGGGCAATTCTCTCTACTTTTTGATTGGCATTCACGCCTTGGCGGGATTGTGGCAACATTACGTCATCAAAGACGATACACTTCGTCGCATGTTAAATAAAGTAAATGCCTAA
- a CDS encoding hydrogen peroxide-inducible genes activator, with translation MAYLPSLRQLGYFIALAKELNFTRAAQVCFVGQSTLSAGLKELEDALGVHLVERDRQNVSITPIGLEVLERAKAILAASEDLVEYAGATGKLMTATIRLGVIPTIAPFLLPTVLPEIRRRFPELKVTLREDLTANLLSRLAEHKLDFALIALPYDVTGLLVQELFDDPFWLVAKEGDPALKGKEVTLPAKTAERLLLLEEGHCLREHSLQACKRADIRKAEGLEATSLLTLLQMVESGLGIALLPGMAVKSSLLNNFELVAKELASPAPKRIIALVARSSTAHIQEFNALADCIREQLEVSP, from the coding sequence ATGGCTTATCTTCCGTCTCTAAGGCAGCTAGGGTACTTTATTGCCTTGGCAAAAGAACTGAATTTCACGCGTGCAGCCCAAGTCTGTTTTGTTGGCCAATCCACTTTAAGTGCTGGATTAAAGGAATTAGAGGATGCTCTCGGGGTCCATCTAGTTGAGCGTGATCGCCAAAATGTTTCCATTACCCCAATCGGACTTGAGGTTCTTGAGCGTGCCAAAGCAATCTTGGCAGCTTCGGAAGATTTGGTTGAGTATGCGGGTGCGACTGGCAAGCTGATGACTGCGACGATTCGTTTGGGCGTGATTCCAACGATTGCGCCATTTTTACTACCTACGGTCTTGCCCGAAATTCGTAGACGTTTTCCTGAGCTCAAGGTAACCCTCAGAGAAGATCTCACGGCAAACTTGCTTTCAAGATTGGCGGAGCATAAATTAGACTTTGCATTGATAGCATTGCCCTATGATGTGACAGGATTGCTAGTGCAAGAATTATTCGATGATCCTTTCTGGCTGGTTGCTAAAGAAGGGGATCCAGCGCTAAAGGGTAAAGAGGTAACTTTGCCCGCCAAGACGGCTGAGCGACTTTTACTTCTAGAGGAAGGGCACTGTTTGCGAGAGCATAGTTTGCAAGCCTGCAAGCGCGCTGATATTCGTAAAGCAGAAGGCTTAGAGGCAACCAGCCTTTTAACCTTGTTACAGATGGTGGAGTCAGGACTGGGGATTGCTTTGCTTCCTGGTATGGCAGTCAAGAGTAGCTTGTTGAATAACTTTGAATTAGTTGCAAAAGAGTTGGCCTCTCCAGCGCCCAAAAGAATTATTGCTTTGGTGGCACGCTCATCAACCGCGCATATTCAAGAGTTCAATGCTTTGGCTGATTGCATTCGGGAACAACTTGAAGTTAGCCCATAA
- a CDS encoding rubrerythrin family protein: MARPEIKTIQNLESAFAGESMAHIKYRCFAKLARAAGDEETAKIFEAIADQEIMHAFGHLDLLYLASTITPTKALEIAIEGETYEYTEMYPSFRKTAVEEDSSAAIKEIDEQIAESKEHAEQFQAVLARAAKHFAALANVEEHHANHYEQALEKAKVFAA, from the coding sequence ATGGCACGTCCAGAAATCAAAACAATCCAGAACTTGGAATCTGCATTTGCAGGTGAATCCATGGCTCACATTAAATATCGTTGCTTTGCTAAATTAGCGCGAGCTGCTGGCGATGAGGAAACTGCAAAGATTTTCGAGGCAATTGCAGATCAAGAAATCATGCATGCATTTGGGCATTTGGATTTACTCTACCTCGCAAGCACTATTACACCAACAAAAGCTTTAGAGATAGCTATTGAAGGAGAAACTTATGAGTACACCGAAATGTACCCATCATTCCGTAAAACGGCAGTAGAGGAAGATAGTAGCGCAGCCATCAAAGAAATTGATGAGCAAATTGCAGAATCTAAGGAGCATGCAGAACAGTTTCAAGCAGTCTTAGCCAGAGCAGCTAAACACTTCGCAGCCTTGGCAAATGTTGAAGAGCATCACGCAAACCACTATGAGCAGGCCCTAGAGAAAGCAAAAGTTTTTGCAGCCTAA
- a CDS encoding rubredoxin: MKTWQYLVCGYIYDEVKGIPEDGIPAGTVWA, encoded by the coding sequence ATGAAAACTTGGCAATATCTCGTCTGTGGTTATATCTATGACGAAGTAAAAGGAATCCCAGAAGATGGTATTCCAGCAGGAACGGTATGGGCCTGA
- a CDS encoding FAD-dependent oxidoreductase: MDQTTPQPQSAIVIIGSGLAGYTVIREIRKLDKAVPITLVTREPGYFYSKPMLSTALAGKKEAAQPISTLADGMATQLELTVLADCDVQSINAESQTIMTNKGEAPFGNSTGLGCRPNSSATSR; encoded by the coding sequence TTGGATCAAACTACCCCCCAACCACAATCCGCGATTGTCATCATCGGCAGCGGATTGGCTGGCTATACCGTCATCCGTGAAATTCGTAAATTGGATAAAGCAGTACCAATTACTTTGGTCACTCGGGAGCCTGGTTACTTCTATTCCAAGCCCATGCTTTCTACTGCCCTAGCTGGAAAAAAAGAAGCGGCTCAACCCATCTCCACTCTAGCTGATGGTATGGCAACTCAACTCGAGCTTACTGTCCTAGCTGATTGCGATGTCCAGTCCATCAACGCTGAGTCTCAAACCATAATGACTAATAAAGGTGAAGCTCCCTTTGGAAATAGTACTGGCCTTGGGTGCCGACCAAATTCGTCTGCCACTTCAAGGTAG
- a CDS encoding FAD-dependent oxidoreductase, whose protein sequence is MGADQIRLPLQGSAANEVITVNDLEDYTRFRNLISGKKKVAILGAGLIGCEFANDLALGSYEVDALTWLHSYWVAYYLLLQP, encoded by the coding sequence TTGGGTGCCGACCAAATTCGTCTGCCACTTCAAGGTAGTGCGGCCAATGAAGTCATCACCGTAAATGATCTGGAAGATTACACACGCTTTCGCAATCTCATTTCAGGAAAAAAGAAAGTTGCTATTCTTGGTGCTGGTCTGATTGGCTGCGAATTTGCCAACGACCTCGCTTTAGGTAGTTATGAGGTAGATGCATTGACCTGGCTCCACAGCTATTGGGTCGCCTATTACCTGCTGCTGCAGCCCTAG
- a CDS encoding FAD-dependent oxidoreductase, which yields MGRLLPAAAALELQEKLSAAGIRWHLSTTVKSIDRTGEILQVTLENGNTISSCDVFLSAVGLKPRIELAKSANIQTGIGIQVNRELATNIKNIYALGDCAEVEGLVLPYVMPIMQAARTLAPTLISQTTALTYPAMPVMVKTPALATVVSPPAKGAEGPMGGHQPY from the coding sequence TTGGGTCGCCTATTACCTGCTGCTGCAGCCCTAGAGCTTCAAGAGAAATTAAGTGCTGCAGGTATACGCTGGCATCTATCTACAACCGTAAAATCTATTGATCGTACGGGCGAGATCCTGCAGGTGACGCTGGAAAATGGCAACACTATTTCTTCTTGCGATGTATTTTTGTCAGCAGTGGGGCTGAAGCCCAGAATTGAACTAGCAAAATCTGCCAACATACAAACTGGCATTGGAATTCAAGTGAATCGTGAGCTTGCAACCAATATCAAAAATATTTATGCGCTCGGAGATTGCGCAGAAGTGGAAGGCCTGGTACTGCCCTACGTTATGCCGATCATGCAAGCAGCTAGAACATTAGCTCCCACCTTGATTAGCCAGACTACCGCTCTGACATACCCCGCCATGCCTGTCATGGTCAAAACACCTGCTTTAGCTACAGTAGTTTCTCCACCAGCCAAAGGTGCAGAAGGCCCAATGGGGGGTCACCAACCCTATTGA
- a CDS encoding urate hydroxylase PuuD produces MASILTSLGRTVFAGFVLLVLIILVLGGNFGSVELPFVFRWLHVMFGVMWIGLLWYFNFVQIPSMPKIPDEQKPAIGKVIAPTALFWFRYAALFTVVTGLIIAGLNGYLHQAFTLQSPFRAIGLGMWIALIMAFNVWFIIWPNQKRALGIVAVEADVKAKSARVAMLTSRLNTLLSIPMLFLMVAQSHNTTWFVIVS; encoded by the coding sequence ATGGCCTCTATCTTGACCTCATTGGGACGCACCGTATTTGCAGGTTTTGTCCTGCTTGTCTTAATTATTTTGGTTTTGGGCGGTAACTTTGGTTCAGTAGAACTGCCATTTGTTTTCCGTTGGTTGCATGTGATGTTTGGTGTGATGTGGATCGGTTTGCTCTGGTACTTTAACTTTGTGCAAATTCCTTCAATGCCAAAAATTCCAGATGAGCAAAAACCAGCTATTGGCAAAGTAATCGCTCCAACCGCATTATTTTGGTTCCGTTACGCAGCGTTATTTACTGTAGTAACTGGCTTAATTATCGCGGGCTTAAATGGTTATTTGCATCAAGCGTTTACATTGCAGTCCCCATTTCGTGCAATTGGATTGGGCATGTGGATTGCTCTGATAATGGCATTTAATGTCTGGTTCATTATTTGGCCAAATCAAAAGCGTGCCCTTGGTATTGTTGCTGTTGAAGCTGATGTAAAAGCAAAGTCTGCGCGCGTTGCAATGTTGACTTCTCGCTTGAATACCTTGCTATCAATTCCAATGCTGTTCTTGATGGTTGCGCAGTCACACAACACAACTTGGTTCGTGATCGTTTCTTAA
- the sodB gene encoding superoxide dismutase [Fe], with amino-acid sequence MEHTLPQLPYALDALAPYISKETLEFHYGKHHQTYVTNLNNLIKGTEFENSTLEEIVKKSTGGIFNNAAQVWNHTFYWLGMKPNGGAPTGALEDAINAKWGSFDKFKEEFTKCAVGTFGSGWAWLVKKPDGTLDLVSTSNAATPVTTDAKPLLTCDVWEHAYYIDTRNARPKYLENFWNLVNWDFASQNFA; translated from the coding sequence ATGGAACATACCTTACCTCAGTTGCCATACGCGCTTGACGCACTCGCTCCTTATATTTCTAAGGAAACATTGGAGTTCCACTATGGCAAGCATCATCAGACTTATGTCACTAATTTGAACAATCTGATTAAGGGCACTGAGTTTGAAAACTCAACTCTCGAAGAAATTGTTAAGAAATCCACTGGCGGCATCTTCAATAACGCTGCACAAGTATGGAACCATACTTTTTATTGGCTAGGTATGAAGCCAAATGGTGGTGCACCTACAGGTGCTCTAGAGGATGCGATTAATGCGAAGTGGGGCTCCTTTGATAAATTTAAAGAAGAATTTACAAAGTGCGCTGTGGGCACATTTGGATCGGGTTGGGCGTGGCTAGTTAAGAAGCCAGACGGCACTTTAGATTTAGTTTCTACCAGCAATGCTGCCACTCCAGTAACCACAGATGCTAAGCCTTTGTTAACCTGCGACGTTTGGGAGCATGCATACTATATTGACACTCGTAATGCTCGCCCAAAATACCTGGAGAATTTTTGGAATCTCGTTAACTGGGATTTTGCTAGCCAAAACTTTGCTTAA
- a CDS encoding molybdopterin cofactor-binding domain-containing protein, translating into MWVSVLVGVGEQGQGTEGIYTQIVADAVGVSIDRVRVVTGDTDVTPCGGGTWASRGAEVGGEAVLLASQALQENIIKLASAILNRPVADLIVRRGHILDKATGEQLLPFSEVGRIGYFRTDTLPPGFSADLMVTRHYTQKEYPFIFTNGVQASYVEVDPDTGFVKLLKHWAVEDCGRVINPMLVNEQVRGAIVQGIGGVLFEECLYDENGLLRNGSMADYFGTNGKRDARY; encoded by the coding sequence GTGTGGGTTTCGGTATTAGTTGGTGTTGGTGAGCAAGGGCAAGGTACCGAAGGTATTTACACTCAAATTGTTGCTGATGCTGTCGGCGTTTCTATTGATCGAGTACGGGTTGTTACTGGAGATACGGATGTCACGCCATGCGGTGGTGGAACATGGGCGTCCCGTGGCGCTGAGGTTGGCGGCGAAGCTGTTCTTTTGGCTTCGCAAGCTTTGCAGGAAAACATTATTAAACTCGCAAGCGCGATATTAAATCGACCAGTTGCCGACCTCATTGTGCGTCGTGGTCATATTTTGGATAAAGCAACTGGAGAGCAACTATTGCCATTCAGTGAAGTGGGAAGAATTGGTTACTTCCGAACAGATACTTTGCCGCCAGGTTTTTCAGCTGACTTAATGGTGACACGTCATTACACTCAAAAAGAATACCCATTCATCTTTACTAATGGCGTACAAGCTTCGTATGTAGAAGTGGATCCTGACACAGGCTTTGTGAAGTTACTTAAACATTGGGCCGTAGAAGACTGTGGTCGGGTGATTAATCCAATGTTAGTCAATGAACAAGTGCGCGGTGCAATTGTTCAAGGTATTGGCGGCGTCTTGTTTGAAGAGTGTTTGTACGATGAGAATGGTTTGCTGCGTAATGGCAGCATGGCTGACTATTTTGGTACCAATGGCAAACGAGATGCCAGATATTGA
- a CDS encoding xanthine dehydrogenase family protein molybdopterin-binding subunit produces the protein MGCHFRTFGWHEVSTSQHALVIERACWQGEPVVTVVAETRAQAEDALQHIDVEREELPAVVSMEIALDVDTPVIHPELGDNLCFTRTLDVGNVDEVFATADVVAEATFGFGRHTGVTLEPRCQIADYNPGDCRLTVYHSQQAPHNMMQDLYCRQFGLSESDVHVICKDVGGSFGIKVHAYPDDFATVGLAMMLERPVKFVADRLESFTSDIHARKHRIKGRIAANKAGDILAFEIDDLTAIGPYSMFPRTSAIEGNQVVNLVGGPYKHQNYRAHLNVVFQNKTPTCQYRGVGHPIACAVTEGLIDLAAQKLQMDPLEFRKRNVIPDDAYPYLGISGIRLEVLSHEQCLRTIEKMMDYSALRKEQAELRKQGIYRGISFATLIELTNPSPAFYGVGGARIASQDGAIVRMDPSGVGFGISWCW, from the coding sequence ATGGGTTGCCACTTTAGGACATTTGGCTGGCATGAAGTCAGCACCTCTCAGCATGCTTTGGTGATCGAACGCGCTTGTTGGCAGGGTGAGCCAGTAGTGACGGTAGTGGCTGAAACTAGAGCGCAAGCAGAAGATGCCTTGCAACATATTGATGTGGAGCGGGAAGAATTGCCTGCCGTGGTTTCAATGGAGATTGCGTTAGATGTGGATACCCCTGTTATTCATCCAGAACTTGGCGACAATTTGTGTTTCACCCGTACCTTAGATGTAGGTAATGTGGATGAGGTGTTTGCAACTGCCGATGTCGTCGCAGAAGCTACTTTTGGATTTGGGCGACATACCGGAGTGACACTAGAGCCACGTTGTCAAATTGCGGATTACAACCCAGGCGATTGTCGCTTGACAGTATATCACTCACAACAAGCACCGCATAATATGATGCAAGATTTATATTGCCGTCAGTTTGGATTATCAGAATCGGATGTACATGTCATTTGTAAGGATGTGGGTGGCTCATTCGGCATTAAGGTTCATGCTTATCCTGATGATTTTGCAACCGTAGGGCTGGCGATGATGCTTGAGCGTCCAGTGAAGTTTGTTGCTGACCGCCTCGAATCCTTTACGAGTGATATTCATGCGCGCAAGCATCGTATTAAAGGTCGGATTGCCGCCAATAAGGCTGGTGATATCTTGGCCTTTGAGATTGATGATTTGACTGCAATTGGCCCATATTCCATGTTCCCAAGAACAAGCGCAATCGAAGGTAATCAAGTGGTGAATTTAGTGGGTGGACCCTACAAGCATCAAAACTATCGTGCGCATTTAAATGTCGTGTTCCAGAATAAAACACCTACATGTCAGTACCGTGGGGTAGGTCATCCGATTGCTTGCGCTGTTACCGAAGGTTTGATTGATTTGGCCGCACAAAAATTGCAGATGGATCCTCTGGAATTTCGCAAACGTAACGTTATTCCTGATGACGCCTACCCTTACCTTGGAATATCTGGCATCAGGTTAGAGGTGTTATCGCATGAACAATGTTTGAGAACTATTGAAAAGATGATGGACTATTCTGCCTTGCGTAAAGAGCAGGCTGAACTCCGCAAGCAGGGAATTTATCGTGGCATTAGTTTTGCCACCTTAATTGAGTTAACCAATCCAAGTCCTGCTTTTTATGGAGTCGGTGGTGCGCGCATTGCCTCTCAGGATGGGGCGATCGTTCGCATGGACCCAAGTGGTGTGGGTTTCGGTATTAGTTGGTGTTGGTGA
- a CDS encoding (2Fe-2S)-binding protein gives MSLKKKISMTVNGRLVNAEIEARKHLVDFLREDLHLKGPHLGCEQGACGACTVKVDGQIIRGCLFLAVQADGKVVETVEGLTKNGVLADLQESFMRHNAMQCGFCSSGMLLAAAELIEKQPKATREQVHEWISGNYCRCTGYHSIVDAIVAVLDARAKGQTIKPIVTYA, from the coding sequence ATGAGTTTGAAGAAAAAAATTTCAATGACCGTAAACGGTCGGCTTGTGAACGCAGAGATTGAGGCTCGCAAGCATCTAGTGGATTTCTTGCGTGAAGATCTGCATTTAAAAGGACCGCACTTGGGCTGTGAGCAAGGTGCATGTGGCGCCTGTACCGTCAAGGTGGATGGGCAAATTATCCGCGGGTGCCTGTTTTTGGCTGTTCAAGCCGATGGGAAAGTGGTTGAGACGGTTGAGGGCTTAACCAAAAATGGTGTGCTAGCAGACCTTCAAGAGTCTTTTATGCGGCATAACGCAATGCAGTGCGGCTTCTGCTCATCAGGAATGTTGTTGGCAGCAGCAGAGCTCATCGAAAAGCAACCCAAGGCAACTCGTGAGCAAGTGCATGAATGGATATCCGGAAATTATTGCCGTTGCACTGGCTATCACTCGATAGTCGACGCGATTGTTGCAGTGTTAGATGCGCGCGCAAAAGGCCAAACTATTAAACCTATAGTTACTTACGCTTAG
- a CDS encoding FAD binding domain-containing protein, with product MSHRFYCLTLQIALVRKALLEQGGDNARLIAGGQTLLATLNMRLSEPSVLIDITDLKELQGITAVGDQLWIGALVTHTEIEDSELVAKHAPLLKAAAPHIAHRAIRNLGTWGGSLAYGDPAAEWPACSLTLQATMIIHGPAGGRRIFAKDFFIDLYTTSLEPDEILVATEIPLAS from the coding sequence TTGAGTCACCGTTTTTACTGCCTTACCTTGCAGATAGCGCTCGTTCGGAAAGCTCTCCTTGAGCAGGGGGGTGATAATGCGCGCCTGATAGCCGGCGGACAGACTCTGTTGGCTACATTAAATATGCGCTTATCTGAACCGAGCGTTTTAATTGATATTACGGATTTAAAAGAACTACAAGGCATCACGGCAGTTGGTGATCAATTGTGGATTGGCGCATTGGTGACCCACACAGAAATTGAAGATTCAGAATTAGTGGCAAAACATGCACCACTCTTAAAAGCGGCTGCGCCACACATTGCCCATCGTGCTATTCGTAACCTAGGAACTTGGGGAGGTTCGCTAGCCTATGGAGATCCCGCCGCTGAATGGCCTGCTTGTAGCTTAACTTTGCAAGCCACCATGATTATTCATGGCCCAGCAGGTGGGCGCAGAATTTTTGCAAAAGACTTTTTTATTGATCTATACACGACCTCTCTCGAGCCTGATGAAATTCTGGTGGCTACTGAGATTCCCCTTGCTAGTTAA
- a CDS encoding FAD-dependent monooxygenase translates to MRSEEIVFGRIALMGDAAFVGRPHVGMGVTKAGDEAMSLTRHIAEFGATPDALNAYGNEHLKLDQQVVARAQYLRRYMQAQGSKGIRDSDDLKKNANTVMAETAIDLSELLAQGKAVPESVH, encoded by the coding sequence GTGCGCTCGGAAGAAATTGTGTTTGGCAGAATCGCCTTAATGGGTGATGCTGCATTTGTTGGTAGGCCGCATGTGGGAATGGGTGTCACCAAGGCTGGAGACGAGGCCATGTCCCTTACTCGACATATTGCTGAGTTTGGCGCCACTCCAGATGCCTTAAATGCCTATGGAAATGAGCATCTCAAACTCGACCAACAGGTAGTTGCAAGAGCCCAATATTTGAGACGCTATATGCAAGCACAGGGCAGTAAAGGTATTAGGGATTCCGATGACCTGAAAAAAAATGCCAACACAGTCATGGCGGAAACCGCCATTGATCTGAGCGAGCTATTGGCTCAAGGGAAAGCAGTGCCTGAATCCGTACATTAA
- a CDS encoding ABC transporter substrate-binding protein, giving the protein MWLNVANAQANTIKIGFPTALTGPFSAEAQDQVKAAELAIKEFNDAGGFNGRKAELLVRDDKLNPGEAATRTLELIEKDKVNFVVGSFSAATQLSINAVCKERKVLFNSISQSDAINEAKDWSIYTFHEALNPTMTAGAVARYSIPHFGKKIVFLTADYAYGHEMVRAFERAGKELGATTLADIRHPLGASDYSAFLPRIKALNSNILVLCNFGRDLVNAAKQCTDFGLKSSMKIVAPVLLYTSRLAGDPEAFEGIIGGTSYYWGLEDRIPTAKAFNDAFRKMYNGSVQSDYGALGYAGVKSILASIKIAKSTETMKVVSAMENLKYDWYKGPEYYRKCDHQAVQTVLIVESKSKNMKDKYDVFNILTIEPTTEKNMRSCAELGHKA; this is encoded by the coding sequence ATTTGGTTAAATGTTGCAAATGCTCAAGCCAATACCATTAAGATTGGCTTTCCAACTGCGTTAACCGGTCCATTTTCTGCAGAAGCACAAGACCAAGTGAAGGCTGCTGAATTAGCCATTAAAGAATTTAACGACGCTGGTGGCTTTAATGGACGTAAAGCAGAACTATTGGTGCGCGATGACAAGCTCAATCCTGGTGAAGCAGCTACACGTACTTTAGAGTTAATCGAAAAAGATAAAGTGAACTTTGTTGTAGGCTCATTCTCTGCTGCAACACAACTTTCAATCAATGCTGTTTGTAAAGAACGTAAGGTACTCTTTAATTCCATCAGTCAATCTGATGCAATCAATGAAGCAAAAGACTGGAGCATTTATACATTCCACGAAGCGCTGAACCCGACGATGACTGCTGGTGCTGTGGCCCGCTATTCCATTCCGCATTTTGGTAAAAAAATTGTCTTCCTTACAGCCGATTACGCCTACGGTCATGAGATGGTGCGCGCATTTGAACGTGCTGGGAAAGAACTGGGAGCCACCACCCTAGCCGATATCCGTCATCCATTAGGCGCATCGGATTACTCCGCTTTCTTGCCTCGTATTAAAGCGTTGAACTCAAATATTTTGGTGCTTTGTAACTTTGGTCGCGACTTAGTGAATGCAGCAAAACAATGTACTGACTTCGGCCTGAAATCGAGCATGAAGATCGTTGCGCCAGTACTGCTGTATACCTCACGCCTTGCTGGCGATCCAGAAGCATTCGAAGGCATTATTGGTGGTACATCCTATTACTGGGGTCTTGAAGATCGCATCCCAACTGCAAAAGCATTTAATGACGCATTCCGCAAAATGTATAACGGTTCAGTTCAATCAGATTACGGCGCACTAGGCTATGCGGGCGTTAAGAGCATACTCGCCTCAATCAAAATCGCTAAGTCCACTGAAACTATGAAAGTGGTTTCAGCGATGGAGAATCTCAAATACGACTGGTATAAAGGTCCCGAGTACTATCGCAAATGTGACCATCAAGCAGTACAGACCGTCCTTATTGTTGAGTCCAAATCCAAGAATATGAAAGACAAGTATGACGTCTTCAATATTTTGACGATTGAACCTACTACTGAGAAAAACATGCGCTCTTGCGCTGAGCTAGGTCACAAAGCCTAA
- a CDS encoding branched-chain amino acid ABC transporter permease encodes MTGLSFELLCMQLLTGVTLGSIYALLALSLCLIFGMLNVVNFAHGAFLGVYFLGVTGSFWFSLVLTPLFTGAIGLLTERFLVRPLHGRGLDYPRLLTFGLSYVLIEVMRITFGIEGLPSVTPEGLGGTVNVGIGYFPKKYRLFLIAATAGIIFGVWFFIQKTRYGLIIKAGTADQEIVKVLGVDIAKVWLLVFGLGCAIAGLSGILASPTRSVNPEMGIPILAESFVE; translated from the coding sequence ATGACCGGTCTTTCATTTGAACTTCTTTGCATGCAACTACTGACAGGCGTAACCTTAGGTAGTATTTATGCACTTCTCGCACTTAGCCTATGCCTCATTTTTGGCATGCTCAATGTGGTGAACTTCGCTCACGGCGCTTTCTTGGGTGTGTACTTTCTAGGTGTCACAGGAAGCTTTTGGTTTAGCTTAGTTCTCACACCATTGTTCACAGGTGCAATCGGACTCCTGACAGAACGCTTCTTAGTGAGGCCACTCCATGGGCGCGGCCTTGACTATCCGCGATTACTCACCTTTGGTCTTTCTTATGTCTTAATCGAAGTCATGCGGATTACCTTCGGTATTGAAGGCTTGCCTTCAGTTACCCCTGAGGGTTTGGGCGGAACAGTCAACGTAGGAATTGGATACTTCCCTAAAAAATATCGCCTGTTTTTAATTGCAGCTACCGCAGGCATTATTTTTGGAGTTTGGTTTTTCATTCAGAAAACACGTTATGGCCTTATTATCAAAGCGGGAACTGCTGACCAAGAAATCGTGAAAGTGCTTGGCGTTGATATTGCCAAAGTTTGGCTTTTGGTTTTTGGTCTTGGCTGCGCAATTGCAGGCCTTTCCGGAATTCTCGCCTCACCCACTCGATCTGTTAATCCAGAAATGGGTATTCCGATTTTGGCGGAATCATTTGTAGAGTAA
- a CDS encoding branched-chain amino acid ABC transporter permease, whose product MGFNLLFGYMGLLSFGHAAFLGIGSYLTGIGIVHYGMPWGVAILVGIVGSAIGGLIMGYLAIRTRGIYFSMVTLALDQIVYYIFYKAESLTGGENGLPWRQG is encoded by the coding sequence ATGGGCTTTAACTTGTTATTCGGCTACATGGGCCTTCTATCCTTTGGTCATGCGGCCTTCTTAGGTATTGGCAGCTATCTCACTGGAATTGGCATTGTTCATTATGGGATGCCTTGGGGTGTTGCGATTTTGGTTGGTATCGTTGGCTCAGCCATTGGCGGACTCATTATGGGCTACCTAGCTATTCGTACTAGAGGCATCTACTTCTCTATGGTGACTTTGGCGCTTGATCAAATTGTGTATTACATTTTTTATAAAGCAGAGAGTCTTACTGGTGGCGAGAATGGCTTGCCGTGGCGTCAGGGTTGA
- a CDS encoding ABC transporter permease subunit yields MILFFVVIAICLISRILSSPLGAVMEVIRENEKRAAACGFDVARTKLLVFVLSAAICGLAGSLHALHLSIVPIDSLHYLPSGQAVMMSILWVAWALSLAPLLAPRSCSI; encoded by the coding sequence GTGATCCTCTTTTTTGTAGTCATCGCGATCTGTCTTATCTCCCGTATTTTGAGCTCCCCTTTAGGGGCGGTAATGGAGGTGATCCGAGAAAACGAGAAACGTGCTGCTGCTTGTGGATTTGATGTTGCTCGTACTAAGCTGCTGGTATTTGTATTATCAGCAGCTATCTGTGGATTAGCCGGCTCTCTCCACGCCCTGCACCTTTCCATTGTTCCAATCGACTCCTTGCACTATCTCCCGTCTGGTCAAGCCGTCATGATGAGCATTCTCTGGGTGGCATGGGCACTTTCTTTGGCTCCTTTATTGGCGCCGCGGTCATGCTCTATTTAG